Proteins from a genomic interval of Symmachiella macrocystis:
- a CDS encoding mandelate racemase/muconate lactonizing enzyme family protein, producing the protein MKITEIRACQPATPGSPPDWRTSLGQILVAVETDAGLIGYGVGGGGAAGIHVVRTVLRDLLLGRDPSAVEQIWEEMYRTTLPFGRKGIALMALSGVDLALWDLRGKAANEPVARLLGGEVGQPIPTYATVWGSIEPAITAGHRAIKLHLEKYDPRTNLEALVDCVANARRRMGDEGMLMVDAFMKWDIDTTLAVAARLVEHNVAWLEEPLLPDDLKGYADLVNRCPIPIAGGEHEFTAAAFEEIILQRLHAVLQPDVCWCGGLTELIKIYRMAAAAGLRVCPHRGAEIWSLHAIAALDPQPLAESGRSWMSWVGGQPPIVDGWIQLGEAPGLGVIVDEETCN; encoded by the coding sequence ATGAAAATCACCGAAATCCGTGCCTGCCAACCAGCAACTCCCGGTTCGCCCCCTGATTGGCGGACCAGCCTGGGTCAAATCTTGGTGGCGGTTGAAACCGATGCGGGATTGATTGGATATGGCGTTGGTGGCGGGGGGGCTGCGGGGATCCATGTCGTGCGGACCGTCCTGCGCGATTTGTTATTGGGCCGCGATCCGTCCGCTGTGGAGCAAATCTGGGAAGAGATGTATCGGACCACGTTGCCGTTTGGGCGCAAGGGGATTGCGCTGATGGCGCTCAGCGGGGTCGATTTGGCGTTGTGGGATTTACGAGGCAAAGCGGCGAATGAACCGGTCGCGCGACTGTTGGGTGGCGAAGTGGGCCAACCGATTCCGACTTATGCCACGGTCTGGGGATCGATCGAACCGGCGATTACAGCCGGGCATCGCGCGATCAAATTGCACCTGGAGAAGTACGACCCGCGCACGAATCTCGAGGCCCTTGTCGATTGCGTCGCCAACGCCCGTCGGCGGATGGGCGACGAAGGGATGTTAATGGTCGACGCGTTTATGAAATGGGATATCGACACCACACTCGCTGTTGCAGCACGGCTTGTCGAACACAATGTTGCCTGGCTGGAAGAACCGTTACTGCCCGACGACCTAAAAGGTTATGCAGACTTGGTCAACCGCTGCCCGATCCCCATTGCCGGAGGCGAGCATGAGTTCACGGCGGCTGCCTTTGAGGAGATTATCCTGCAACGCTTACACGCGGTTCTCCAGCCTGATGTCTGTTGGTGTGGCGGGCTGACCGAGTTGATCAAAATTTACCGCATGGCTGCGGCGGCGGGCCTGCGTGTCTGTCCGCATCGTGGAGCGGAAATCTGGTCGTTGCACGCCATCGCCGCCTTGGACCCGCAACCTTTGGCTGAATCGGGCCGAAGTTGGATGTCTTGGGTCGGCGGTCAGCCACCGATTGTTGACGGATGGATCCAACTGGGCGAGGCCCCGGGTTTGGGGGTCATTGTGGACGAAGAGACCTGCAATTAA